The sequence below is a genomic window from Thalassobaculum sp. OXR-137.
CCGCCAGCAGCAGGATCGGCATGCCGTTGCCCGGCACCTGGATGGCACCGGTGACGATGCCGTCCGACACGATGTCGTGGCCCTTCACATGGGAAAGCGCCGGCCCGTCGAGCCGGATGCCCATGCGGTCGGCCTCGCGCGTGCAGGTATAGGTCTCGGCGAACAGCCCGGCGATGCTCTCCTCTGAGAAGAAATCGTCCTGCGGTCCCAGCACCACCCTGATCGGGCCGCTCACCCGCGCCCAGTCGAGATTGGGACATTTGATCTCGCTGCGCTCGCCGACGCTGTCCTGGGCCAGCGGCAGCAAGTCGCCGTCCTTCACCGCGCGGCCTTCGATCCCGCCGATCTGCGAGCGGGTATAGGTGGCGCGCGAGCCGTAGATCTCCGGCACGTCGATCCCGCCCTCCACGGCGAGATAGGCGACCCCGGTGTCGGATAGCCCGCCGATCCGGAACTTGGTGCCGCGGCCGAAGCGCACCGAGCGGTTGGCGTCCACCGGCCCGCCCCGCTCGCCCTGCACCTCCAGGGCAGCCACGGTGCCGACCAGGGCGACGCGCACGGACTCCGCCTCAACCTCCAGGGTCGGCCCCATCACCCGCAGTTCCAGCGCGGCGGCACCCGGTTCGTTGCCGACCAGCGCGTTGGCGATGGCCAGCGCCACCGGATCCAGCGCGCCCGAGGGCGGCACGCCCAGATGCTGCACATGGGGACGACCGAGATCCTGGATCGTCGGCGCGAAACCGGCATTGACGACGCGAAGCCCGCTCATGCGCCGTCTCCCGCCTGGTCGATTTCCTGGGGTTCGATGACCGGATCGCCCTCGTCGGCCCGGGCCCGCATCTCTTTATAGGTGGCCTCGTCGATCTCGTAGAACTGCACGCTGTCGCCGGCATTCAGCAGGATCGGCTCGTCGCGGCGCAGGTCGAACAGCTCGATCGGCGTGCGGCCCAGCAGGTGCCAGCCGCCGGGCGATTCCTTGGTGTAGATGTTGGTCAGGTTGGTGGCGATGGCCACCGAACCGCCCGGCACCCGCACCCGCGGCTCGGTGCGGCGCGGCAGGGCGAGTTCGTCCGGCAGCGTGCCGAGATAGCCCAGCCCCGGCATGAACCCCATCATGTAGCACTCGTAGGTGCCGCCGGAATGGATCTCCACGACCTTCTGCGGACTCATGCCCGTCCGCTCGGCGACCTCCTCCAGATCCGGGCCGTAGTCCCCGCCATAGAGCGTGGGCACCCGCCAGAGCCGGCCGCCGGTGGCCTCGTCGCTGAGATCGGGCAGCAGGGCGTTGACCTTCTCCTCGATCTCGGCCCGGCGGATCACGGTCGGATCGTAATGCACCATCAGCGAGCGGAAGGTCGGGACCAGGTCGACGATCCCCGCCATTTCCGCTTCCCGCAGCGCCCGGCCGAGGCTCGTCACCCGCCGGTTCACCGCCCGGTCGACGACGGTGCCGAACTCGACCACCACGGCCGTATCGCCCGCCGCCAGGAAGCGCGGGGCCGTTGACGTTTCGTCTGCCGTGGCTGGAGGCATGGACCTGTCCGTTCGTGAGGTGTTTACTCAGAGCAGTTCCCACCTCCGTAGGATGAAGTCGCAATGGCTCGCAAGGTCAATTTGAACGCCGATATGGGTGAAGGTTTCGGCGATTACGACATCGGCAACGACACCGAGATGCTGAAGATCATCAAATCGGCCAATGTTGCCTGCGGCTTCCACGGCGGCGACTGGAACGTGATGGACCGGGTCTGCAAGCAGTCCAAGGAGCGCGGCGTGTCCGTCGGCGCCCATCCGGGCTTCAACGATCTCTGGGGCTTCGGGCGCCGCAAGATCCAGATGGCGACCGACGATGTGGAGCGGATGGTCTGCTACCAGATCGGCGCCCTGCAGGCGATGGCGGCGGCCAACGGCATGAAGGTCACCCATGTGAAGACCCACGGCGCGCTCGGCAACATCTGCGCCGTCGAGCTCGACTGGGCCCAGGCCATCGGCCGGGCGATCAAGGCGGTCGACCCGTCGCTGATCTTCCTCGCACCGACCGGTTGCAAGATGATCGAGGTCGCCCAGGACATGGGCCTGACCTTCGCCTCGGAGGTCTTCGCCGACCGCACCTATGACGACGACGGCAACCTGACCCCGCGCAGCCAGCCCAACGCCATGGTTCACGACCCGGACGAGGCGGCGGAGCGGGTCATTCACATGATCCAGAACCAGGAGATCGTCTCGACCTCCGGCAAGCATGTGCCGGCGGTGGTGCACAGCATCTGCGTGCATGGCGACGGGCCGACCGCGGTCGCCGTCGCGACCAAGGTCCGCGCCGGCATCGAAGCCGCCGGCATCGACATCGTTCCCCTTCCCGAGATGGAGCTTGGCTGACCCATGACCTCACCCGCCTTCTCCCACGCCGAATACACCGCCCGTCAGGACGCCGTTCGGCGCTCCATGGAGAAGGCGGGCATCGATACCCTGGTCGTCACCGAACCGGCGAACATGTGCTACCTGACCGGCTATGACGGCTGGTCGTTCTACACGCCGCAATGCCTGCTGGTGGCGTTGAAACTGGACGAGCCGGTACTGATCGTGCGCGGCATGGACGCCAATGCCGGCAAGGTCACCACCCATCTCCGGCACGAGAACATCCTGGGCTTCCCGGACCACTACGTGCAGCAGCCGGACCGCCACCCGATGGACTGGGTGGCCGAGGAGATGGGGCGCCGCGGCATCGACGGCGGCACCGTCGGTCTGGAGATGGACAGCTACTACTTCTCCCCGATGGCCTACGAGCACATCAAGAAGGGTCTGCCGAACGCCAAGATCGCCAACGGCAACAACGTCGTGAACTGGGTGCGCTCGATCAAATCGCCGGCCGAACTCGCCTATATGCGCGAGGCCGCCAAGATCATCGCCGAGACCATGCGGGTCGGCATCGAGGCGGTTCAGCCTGGCGTGCGGCAATGCGATGCGGTGGCAAAGATCTACGACACCGCGATCCGCGGCGTGGACGGGATCGGCGGCGACTATCCCGCGATCGTGCCGATGCTGCCCTCGGGCATCGGCGCTTCGACCCCGCACCTGACCTGGTCAGACGCGCCGTTCAAATCCGGCGAGGCGACGATCCTGGAACTGGCAGGGGTGCGCCGGCGCTATCACTGCCCGATGGCCCGCACCGTCTCGCTCGGCAAGCCGCCGCAGAAGCTGGCCGATGCCAGTGCGGTGATCTGCGACGGCATCGCCGCGGCCCTGGACGCCGCCAAGCCCGGCGCGACCTGCGAGGAGGTGGAAGCGGCCTGGCGCCGCGAACTGGCCAAGTCCGGGTTCGAGAAGGAAAGCCGGATCGGCTACTCGGTCGGGCTGAACTATCCGCCGGACTGGGGCGAGCACACCATGAGCCTGCGCCCGGGCGACAAGACCGTGATCCAGCCGAACATGACGTTCCACATGATTCCCGGCCTGATGCTCGACGATTGCGGCATCGAGATCTCGGAATGCTTCCTGATCACCGAGAAAGGCGCGGAATGCTTCTACGACTTCCCGCGGCCGATGGTGGTGAAGGACTAGAAGCGCCATGCCGTGGACCAATGGCCCTCTGAAGGCATTCCACGGCACGGACGCTGCCTCTGCGTCGGCCATCGTGGCAAACGGGGTCGACCCTACCAAGGGTCGGCCCACTACCGATTTCGGACAAGGCTTCTACGTCACAACCTCGCTCCAACAGGCAATGAATTGGGCCCTGCGGAAGGCAAACTATCCTCATGTTCGACCGTCGAGGAGGCCGGCTCTGGTCTATTTTGAAATAGATCGGGAGAAGCTTGCCGCGTTGGACGGTTTGGTTTTCGTGATGGAAGATCCCGATAGCGACTATTGGGACTTTGTCGCCCATTGCCGCGCCGGGATTCGGGGCCACGGCCGTCCACACCAATCTTACTATGATGTGGTGATGGGGCCCGTATCTCTTTGGCGCCAGAAGCATACGATCGCCAATGTGGACCAGATCAGTTTCCACACACCGAACGCCGGACACGTTGCATCCCAGGCAATGTCACCCAAAATCATAGATGTGTTATCGTTTCCTTCACTCTCGCGATATGTGAACCTTTAGCTATGGCGCAGATCTCTGAGAAGGACATACAGGACCTTACTCACCTGGGTGAGATGGTCTTATTGCAGGCGTGGCAGGCAGCGTCAGAAGTCGACATTGATACCCATGGCCAGCAGCGCATGACCTACAGGGCCTTCGTGGAAGAGACGAGGCACCGGATGCCGCCTGGCGTGGTTTTGGCCCTCCTCCACGATGGCCCGGAGGAAGTGGCGCGGTGGATGGCCGAAACGATGGCAGAAAAGCATCAGCCAGATCTGGAACTCGACGGCCCGCCAATGGGCTATTCCTAATTCACGGCTTTAACAAACTGCTCTCGCAGGCGTGCCTGGACGACACACAGCAGCTAATTCTTTCATATAGTCGTCAGTAAATCTTGCAGTGCAACAAAAGATCGCTATTTTCCGGCCATCCCAACGTTGGTGGCCCCCAAAATGTCGCTCCGCAATATCGCGATCATCGCGCACGTCGATCATGGCAAGACAACCCTCGTGGATGTCCTGCTGAAGCAGTCCGGTACCTTCCGCGAAAACCAGCAGACCGCTGAGCGGATGATGGACAGCAACGACATCGAACGCGAGCGTGGCATCACCATTCTCGCCAAGTGCACCTCCGTCGACTGGAAGGGCACGCGGGTCAACATCGTCGACACGCCGGGCCACGCCGATTTCGGCGGCGAGGTCGAGCGCATCCTGACCATGGTCGACGGCGCCCTCCTCCTGGTGGACGCGTCGGAAGGTCCGATGCCGCAGACCAAGTTCGTGCTCGGCAAGGCGCTGGCCCTGGGCCTGCGTCCGATCGTCGTGGTCAACAAGGTCGATAAGCCGGAGCAGCGCGCCTACGAGGTGCAGGACGAGGTCTTCGACCTGTTCGGCGCGCTCGGTGCCGACGAGAAGCAGCTCGACTTCCCGACGATCTTCGCTTCCGCGAAGATGGGCTGGGCATCAGAGACCCCGGACGAGAAGGGCACCGACATGGCGGTGCTGTTCGAGCGGATCGTCGCCCATGTGCCGGAGCCGACCGTTCAGCCGGACGAGCCGTTCTCCATGCTGGCGACCACGGTGGAGGCCGATCCGTATCTCGGCCGCATCCTGACCGGCCGCATCCAGTCCGGCCGGATCAAGCCGAACACCAGCCTGAAGGCCCTGTCGCGCACCGGCAAGGAACTGGAGCGCGCCCGCGTGTCCAAGATCCTGGCCTTCCGTGGCCTGGAGCGCACCCCGCTCGAAGAGGCGTCGGCCGGCGACATCGTCGCGCTGGCCGGCTTCTCCGAGGCCACCGTCGCCGACACGCTCTGCGCGCCGGAAGTGGCGGTGCCCCTGCCCGCCAACCCGATCGATCCGTCGACCATCGCCGTGACCTTCGCGGTGAACGACAGCCCGTTGTCCGGCCGCGAGGGCGACAAGGTCACCTCGCGCCTGATCCGCGACCGTCTGTTCCGCGAGGCCGAGGGCAACGTCGCCATCCGGGTCAAGGAAACCGAAGACAAGGACGCCTACGAGGTCTCCGGTCGGGGCGAGCTCCAGCTCGCCGTGCTGATCGAGCAGATGCGCCGGGAAGGCTTCGAGCTGTCGATCAGCCGGCCCCGCGTGCTGCTGAAGACCGATCCCGAGACCGGCCAGCGCCAGGAGCCGATCGACGAGGTTTATGTCGACGTGGACGAGGAGTTCTCCGGCGCGGTGATCGAGGCGATCACCATGCGCAAGGGCGAACTGCTGGAGATGAAGCCGTCGGGCGGCGGCAAGCAGCGTCTGGTGTTCAACGCGCCGTCCCGTGGCCTGATCGGCTATCACGGCGATTTCCTGACCGCCACGCGCGGCACCGGCATCATGAACCGGGTGTTCCAGGGCTACGCTCCCTACAAGGGGCCGATCCCCGGCCGCCGCGCCGGCGTCATGGTCTCCATGGAACAGGGCGAGGCCATGGCCTATGCCCTGCAGAACCTGGAAGAGCGCGGCCCGCTGATGGTGTCGCCGGGCGACAAGGTCTATTCCGGCATGATCCTGGGCGAGAACAACAAGGGCCAGGACCTGGAAGTGAACCCGCTGAAGTCGAAGCAGCTCACCAACTTCCGTGCGTCCGGCAAGGACGAGAACGTCGACCTGACCCCGCCGATCCGGATGACCCTGGAGAAGGCGATCGCCTATATCGAGGACGACGAGCTGGTCGAGGTGACGCCGCAGAGCATCCGCCTGCGCAAGCGTTATCTGGATCCGAACGAGCGCAAGCGCATGCTCAAGAAGAGCGTCCAGCAGAGCGCCTGAGATAACGGGGCGTCCGACCGGTTCGGGCGCCCCTCCAATCCTGTCCCCTGCTTCTTTAGGTGGTCGACGCGCCGACCGGCACCTGATATCTGCCGGGTCTCGCGCAGGCTGTGTCAATGCCGCCCGTAATTTCCCCAGAAGCGCCGAAGTAAATTTCCCCAGTTTCGCCGGTCAGGTTGTCGCGGTGATGTGGTCGTTTTTGGGCGGCCGTCCCCTTGGCCGTCGTAGCGGTGCTGGGGTCGGCGGTGTGATGGTAGCCTTGGAGCGGACGTGCTCGGGCATGAGGTCGGCGTGCTGGCGCAACCGGTAGCTGGAGCCTTCGATCTGGATGACCAGAGCATGATGCAGCAGGCGGTCGAGGAGTGCGGTGGCGACGACCGGGTCTCCGAACACCTCGCCCCATTCGGCAAAGCCGCGGTTGGAGGTCAGGACCATCGCACCACGCTCGTATCGGGCGTTGACCAGCTGGAAGAACAGGTTGCCACCCCCAGGAACGACGGGCAGGTAGCCGATCTCGTCAACGATCAGCAGAGCCGGTCGACAGAAGAAGCGTATGCGTTCCGTCAGCCGTCCCTCGCGCTCGGCGCGGGCGAGTTGCCCGAGCAGGTCGGCGAGTGTGCAAAAGTAGACACTGCGCCCTGCCTTCACCGCCTCGACGCCGAGGGCGATGGCCAGATGGCTCTTGCCGGTGCCGGGCGGGCCGAGGAAGTGGACGACCTCGCAGCGACCGATAAAGCCGAGTTGTGCGAGGGTGA
It includes:
- a CDS encoding biotin-dependent carboxyltransferase family protein, which encodes MSGLRVVNAGFAPTIQDLGRPHVQHLGVPPSGALDPVALAIANALVGNEPGAAALELRVMGPTLEVEAESVRVALVGTVAALEVQGERGGPVDANRSVRFGRGTKFRIGGLSDTGVAYLAVEGGIDVPEIYGSRATYTRSQIGGIEGRAVKDGDLLPLAQDSVGERSEIKCPNLDWARVSGPIRVVLGPQDDFFSEESIAGLFAETYTCTREADRMGIRLDGPALSHVKGHDIVSDGIVTGAIQVPGNGMPILLLADHQTTGGYPKVGTVISADVPRLGRLRPGDEIRFEEISVEEAQAARAELEAATAKVIDRFERAGAWLDEAALYRENLVSGVVGPMD
- the pxpB gene encoding 5-oxoprolinase subunit PxpB, giving the protein MPPATADETSTAPRFLAAGDTAVVVEFGTVVDRAVNRRVTSLGRALREAEMAGIVDLVPTFRSLMVHYDPTVIRRAEIEEKVNALLPDLSDEATGGRLWRVPTLYGGDYGPDLEEVAERTGMSPQKVVEIHSGGTYECYMMGFMPGLGYLGTLPDELALPRRTEPRVRVPGGSVAIATNLTNIYTKESPGGWHLLGRTPIELFDLRRDEPILLNAGDSVQFYEIDEATYKEMRARADEGDPVIEPQEIDQAGDGA
- a CDS encoding 5-oxoprolinase subunit PxpA, with the translated sequence MARKVNLNADMGEGFGDYDIGNDTEMLKIIKSANVACGFHGGDWNVMDRVCKQSKERGVSVGAHPGFNDLWGFGRRKIQMATDDVERMVCYQIGALQAMAAANGMKVTHVKTHGALGNICAVELDWAQAIGRAIKAVDPSLIFLAPTGCKMIEVAQDMGLTFASEVFADRTYDDDGNLTPRSQPNAMVHDPDEAAERVIHMIQNQEIVSTSGKHVPAVVHSICVHGDGPTAVAVATKVRAGIEAAGIDIVPLPEMELG
- a CDS encoding M24 family metallopeptidase, whose product is MTSPAFSHAEYTARQDAVRRSMEKAGIDTLVVTEPANMCYLTGYDGWSFYTPQCLLVALKLDEPVLIVRGMDANAGKVTTHLRHENILGFPDHYVQQPDRHPMDWVAEEMGRRGIDGGTVGLEMDSYYFSPMAYEHIKKGLPNAKIANGNNVVNWVRSIKSPAELAYMREAAKIIAETMRVGIEAVQPGVRQCDAVAKIYDTAIRGVDGIGGDYPAIVPMLPSGIGASTPHLTWSDAPFKSGEATILELAGVRRRYHCPMARTVSLGKPPQKLADASAVICDGIAAALDAAKPGATCEEVEAAWRRELAKSGFEKESRIGYSVGLNYPPDWGEHTMSLRPGDKTVIQPNMTFHMIPGLMLDDCGIEISECFLITEKGAECFYDFPRPMVVKD
- a CDS encoding DUF3990 domain-containing protein translates to MPWTNGPLKAFHGTDAASASAIVANGVDPTKGRPTTDFGQGFYVTTSLQQAMNWALRKANYPHVRPSRRPALVYFEIDREKLAALDGLVFVMEDPDSDYWDFVAHCRAGIRGHGRPHQSYYDVVMGPVSLWRQKHTIANVDQISFHTPNAGHVASQAMSPKIIDVLSFPSLSRYVNL
- the typA gene encoding translational GTPase TypA, whose translation is MSLRNIAIIAHVDHGKTTLVDVLLKQSGTFRENQQTAERMMDSNDIERERGITILAKCTSVDWKGTRVNIVDTPGHADFGGEVERILTMVDGALLLVDASEGPMPQTKFVLGKALALGLRPIVVVNKVDKPEQRAYEVQDEVFDLFGALGADEKQLDFPTIFASAKMGWASETPDEKGTDMAVLFERIVAHVPEPTVQPDEPFSMLATTVEADPYLGRILTGRIQSGRIKPNTSLKALSRTGKELERARVSKILAFRGLERTPLEEASAGDIVALAGFSEATVADTLCAPEVAVPLPANPIDPSTIAVTFAVNDSPLSGREGDKVTSRLIRDRLFREAEGNVAIRVKETEDKDAYEVSGRGELQLAVLIEQMRREGFELSISRPRVLLKTDPETGQRQEPIDEVYVDVDEEFSGAVIEAITMRKGELLEMKPSGGGKQRLVFNAPSRGLIGYHGDFLTATRGTGIMNRVFQGYAPYKGPIPGRRAGVMVSMEQGEAMAYALQNLEERGPLMVSPGDKVYSGMILGENNKGQDLEVNPLKSKQLTNFRASGKDENVDLTPPIRMTLEKAIAYIEDDELVEVTPQSIRLRKRYLDPNERKRMLKKSVQQSA
- the istB gene encoding IS21-like element helper ATPase IstB, translated to MSAPGDLTPSTLERIRHDLVGLKMPRALEALDQVVRRLEHGEIGALEAIDMLLAEELTLRENSRIKTALRMGRLATIKTLSGFDFSFQPSLDRDRILTLAQLGFIGRCEVVHFLGPPGTGKSHLAIALGVEAVKAGRSVYFCTLADLLGQLARAEREGRLTERIRFFCRPALLIVDEIGYLPVVPGGGNLFFQLVNARYERGAMVLTSNRGFAEWGEVFGDPVVATALLDRLLHHALVIQIEGSSYRLRQHADLMPEHVRSKATITPPTPAPLRRPRGRPPKNDHITATT